The Acidovorax sp. RAC01 genomic sequence GCACCGCAGTGGGAGCGCATCCAGACGGTCAACATCCTGCTGGACCAGTGGGTCGACAACGCAAGCCTGGCCTGGTGGACTGCACCGCGCGGCGCGGTCCGCGGCATCGTCGGCAACCGGGAAGTCGAGGGCCATGTCGACGACGCCATGGCCGACGCCCTGAACCACTACATCCAAACCGCGCAGACCCTTCCGCCCTGGGCGGATGCTGCGCACATCGAGCGCGCTGAAGAGCTGTTCATGGAGCATGGTGCGCTGTCGTGCATCCTGCTTTTTTGCTCGAGCCTGCCCGAGTGTTATGTGGTGCCCGACCTGTCGAGCGTGCTGCACGCCACCGGCCAGCTGGAGCAGAACACCGAATACCGCATCCGGTCTACCGCAGCCATGATCTTCCCGGTGATGATGCACGGCGGCCTTGCAGCGCGCGGCGCAGGCATTGCCCAGGTGCTCAAGGTGCGGCTCATCCACGCCATGGTGCGCAACCTGATCCTGCACGGCTCCCCGCAAGACCTGGTGCGCAGCGTGCAGGCGGGCCAGGACGGCATCATCGAAGCACAACCCCGGCCGGCGGCTGCCGGTGGACGCGGGGTGATGTACCAGACGCTCTTCGCCCACGGCTGGAACACGTCACGCGACGGCCTCCCCTGCAACCAGGAAGAGCTGGCCTACACCTTGCTGACCTTTGGCTATGTATTCCTGCGCAGCCTGCGCAGGCTGGGCATCGGCCTGCCACCGGAAGACGAAGAGGCCTACCTGCACGCATGGAACGTGGTCGGCCATGTGCTGGGCATCGAGCGCGCGCTGATGGTACGCACCATGGACGAAGGCCAGGCGCTAATGGCCAGCATGCAGGCCCGCGGCCGCGCGCAACCGGTGGCCCCCGACCCCCGGCCAGCGCTGGGCCAGGCCCTGATGCAAACAATGGCGGGGGCACTGCCCTGGAAGATCATCAAGCCCTTCCCGCCGCTCATGACGCGCTACCTGTGCGGCCGCGCCACCGCGCACGACCTGGGCCTGCTGACGCAGCCCGTCCCCTGGCTGTCGCTCGCGCTGTTCTGGGCCGTGCTGCTGGTGGCCAGGGCGGTGGACACACTGGCGCGGCTCGCCGTGCCGCAGTTTTCACTGGTGCGGGCGCTCACGCGGGTGGTGGGCTACCACTTCATGAGCCGGGTGCTCATGAGCCAGACCCGCCCCCTGCAGCTGCCCGCGGGCCTGCTGTCGCAGGTGGATGCACTGGTGCACGGCTGGAGCGACGATACCCGCGCGCCGCGCTGGCTCAACCACCTGGAA encodes the following:
- a CDS encoding oxygenase MpaB family protein; protein product: MSRSARAHGGLPAAQLAGFQLQADPLADQTVATILGAWPMGAAHASAPQWERIQTVNILLDQWVDNASLAWWTAPRGAVRGIVGNREVEGHVDDAMADALNHYIQTAQTLPPWADAAHIERAEELFMEHGALSCILLFCSSLPECYVVPDLSSVLHATGQLEQNTEYRIRSTAAMIFPVMMHGGLAARGAGIAQVLKVRLIHAMVRNLILHGSPQDLVRSVQAGQDGIIEAQPRPAAAGGRGVMYQTLFAHGWNTSRDGLPCNQEELAYTLLTFGYVFLRSLRRLGIGLPPEDEEAYLHAWNVVGHVLGIERALMVRTMDEGQALMASMQARGRAQPVAPDPRPALGQALMQTMAGALPWKIIKPFPPLMTRYLCGRATAHDLGLLTQPVPWLSLALFWAVLLVARAVDTLARLAVPQFSLVRALTRVVGYHFMSRVLMSQTRPLQLPAGLLSQVDALVHGWSDDTRAPRWLNHLEDRLTTRGSWSANLAGTATAAQRTPGQRSR